The sequence tttttttttttctttttttttcttttttctcatgaTTGCTCAGGATTTTGCCAAGAGCAAAGACTACTGAACTTAACTAGTCACATGCAGGATATTTAAACTGCTGAAATCTGTGACAGGAATAAGCAAGAAATACAGATACATGCATATAGCTAGCATAAAAAGGCCAGAAAACGTTTCAGAGTTGAGGAACCCTAGCAAGTCCTCCCTGCACATTAGGTAATTAAATACTGGTGGAGTTGTTCTGTGATGCATAGTTTAGCTCTAACAAAGGAacaattttgtgtgtgtgttagcTGTAACTAAGGACTGAATAATAAATCTTGTGCATGAACACTTTGTTACTCcttgaaaagcaggaaaggggAGATAATAGTGCCATATAAAGTAACAATGGATTTTGGGTAACACAGATGCATAGAGCTTCTACATTACCATATTTTGGAGTGCTGAAAGGATGTGAAAGAGTTGGAGGTCCTTCACCAGCATTAGTGAATCCTAAAATCCCCACACGGTAGatggttttttccttcagactgGTAAGATGGTAACTTGTGGTAGAAGAATTAAGAGTAACAGCTGAAATGTAAGAAGGGTTGGGGAAGGACACAATTAGATGAACTCTGCTGGCTGAGTTTATATCAGTGTAGCTGACTGGCGAAAAGGCAAAACTTTGGTCCCCTAATCCACACCTAGAGGAAGCCAATACTGTGCAGATTTCTGTAGATGGGTACAAGATTTCTCAAAAATACGTAAGTGTATTTTAAGTACACTTAGAGAATTCTGCAGTAATCTTAGAACTCTAAGTTTTAAGGAAATactttcttatatttttattattcgAAATTATATCTAGAAAATTCTAGGTATTCAGAGGACCACCTAGAGAACTGAAACTATAAGCAGGACCCTTCAGAGTGCAAAATTCCCACAGAAATCTATGTTTCTCAGTATTGTGCTGCAACAGCACTTAACGATCAGTATTAAGCTTTCCTGTcatggctgagctgctgctttgttctgaGAAATAGTAACTTACACAGAGACTCTTTCCTTGATAAATCTGTGTAGCTGATCCTGTATCCCTGGAGAAAGCCCAAACAGTCTTCAGCAGCTATTTCAGTCCACTTCACAAGTGCAGAATGCTTTGTGATATTCAGAATTGTCACATTAGTGGGACCTATCCTAGGAACTTAAAAATTGGATAATAATTTAAGTTCTGAATCAATACTTGTGCAGTAGATGTACAAGAGTGAAACCTAGCTACTTCCTAGAGAGCTCCTTGTGTGATTCTATTTGTCATAACACAAAGggtggaagagaaaaaacaaatcccatAGAGTTAAAACCCCCTAATCTTAAGCAATACCAAAGTAGGTAGGAATTGTGACTGTCCTATTACACTTTTACTCCCCTAGCCACAGCTGTACTAATTTCAACTTGCAATAGAAGACATCACTGAATTGGGATTGGAAAATCTGACTTTGTTCATAATTAAATTTGAGCTACACATAGTAGTAACTCTGAGACTCTCTTTCTGTTATATTAGTAGTGTCATGTGGGATAGCAATATTTCTGTGGACCTGTCAGCAGGGAAAACATTCAGGTCATTCACTGCTAGCGTATAACTGCTAGGACCAAATCAGGCTGCCTAGAGAATGCTGTTAAGTTACCTGAAAAGAAACTTTGTATAGGATTTCTCTTATTGCTGCAGGTatgaaacaagaagaaaagtaaGGGATAAGGTTATGACCTAAAGGGGAGGAATACCTCCTTCAACTGAGTAAAAGTGGGTCACTCCAAAAGTCTTTTCATGTCTTGTAAAACTTTCACACTGACACACATCAGATGCATGCACCATCATTTTGTACAACTTATATGGCTGAAAATTgcctggaaaacaaataaaggTACATCAGGTGTTGCTGAAAATTATACATTATAGAGAAGGGTACAAGAGATAACAACTTCATAGTTTTTCTGTATAGTTCTTACTTTTCAAGACTCAGAGCAAGGTGCAATTTTACAGTACTTTATACTGAGTACAAAGTATGTGCATCCTTTTTCATCATCTCTGGATGCTTaacaaaaagtatttcaaaagcagaacaagaCATAGcacagtttgcttttaaaaaatgccagaTCTGCTTATAGTCTCCCTCTTGAAGGCttgagctgctgaaggagaagtAGGGAACTAAAATGGCTGTAGATATCTTAGTTTGAAGACtgttcccccccacccccaagcTAATATGtttaaaaccaagcaaaacagCTAGAGGTAGTCTCAGCGTAGATGTTGCAGAAGGACCAAGGCAAACAGCGCATTAATTTCTAGAACTCTGAAGCTAAATGTTCTCTGCTCTACATAAAAGCCAGTCCTTAAGGCCAAAGGCCTTAAAGCCAGACCAAAGGCCATAAAAGCATGGCCTTTGCAAGACTCATCTACATGATTTTAATCAAGATCTTCTATGACTGTCCTGTAAAGCGATTGTTGGCTGCATCTTATCATGCCTAGCTTGGTAAGCAGAATACTAGTGTTGCCAACTTGGGCTTTGACAAGGACAGCCAtgaggataaaaaaataatctaagagATAACTGTCACACAGTAGGTTATATATAAAGTTAAGTTTACCTAGGGACAAgataaggttttttttttccaaagccagTAGTGTGTAGGTCTGCCTGGAATGTGGGCAGAGAGAGACATCATACCAGCAACAGAAGCTTAGTTACATTTCTTGCCCAACTGTCACCAGAAGAATCCTACTGAAAACTCTGCTTTTTATCTGCCTTTGTGTTGCTAACAATTAGATGATTTCTCAGCACTGAACGAAGGTAAGAGATGCATGTTTTTGGGTCTTCGGGTTGCTCTTAAAAACAGGATGAAAATCCTACCCTCCCCAAACGAAAATAACCAATAAGTAGATGTGGTTGTTGCTGTTACCAAGTGTGAAATTTCCAGTTGCTGTGGTTATTATTTTCATGCACATATCCTCTTTACTGGTGCCCCAGTCAACCACAAAACATTTTGGACTGTATTCTGGAGTCCAGGTGACAACTGCATTAGTTCCCTGGTGGTTTACGTGGATTTGGCCAGGCAAGTCTGTGAACAAATATACCATTAGAAATACATAATctgtaaagaaatgttttcctctcttgcttactttcttttttgaaaattatttatctaGTACTTATCATTGCAGGTGACCAGTATAGAGTAAGGTTTACACTAGTATGTCAATAAGGGAAAATTAGCAGCTAGTACTTTGGGAGCTCCAGTTCAATTGCCGTTCATGACCTTTAATTTCCCAcaatgagaaaaagagagatggCTGTTCCAAGCCTCAGGAAGTCTGACATTGCTAATAGTCTTCTGTGAGCCACTATTAACTGCCATACAGAGAGCAACTGCTTACctagggaggaggagaagaggataATTAGGGATTATAGCTATATAATTTCATGTTTTATATCTGTTGGATTTTCTGCATGGGTCTTaaacattttgacatttttaaagacagatcATCAAACTAGGAAACTGaaactaaaaggaaaagagcaaCCTATCATATTGGGCTAAGAAGGGGATCTTGTGGCAGACAGACAAAATTCTCCATTTCATCTCCTGCTTGAAAATCAatataataaaaccaaattacagaaaatagcCTTGCTGGCTGAAGAAAACTTGTGCATGCTGAGAAGGAATTTATTTTGGGAATGCACTTCAAGCAAGCAATTCATGACAGATACAGAGAACCTGCACAGAAGTACAACTGCGTCTGAAACAAGTTTCTGGAGAGAGTCATGAAGAACAGGCTGAGGGGTCAGTAAACAAGTATCTGTCAGTCAAGTGATGGCTTGGGCTGGTAGTACATGTTTCCTCAGAAGAGAGCAAAACCAGTTAAGTATAAGGGCAAAACCACCTTGTTATGTCTTTGCAGGGCAAAGGAGAACAGAATGAGGGAAGTTTGTCAGAAAATCCTGGAAAACCAATTAGTTGCAGCTGGCTGGGTATCAACATGGGTACTTGTTTACCTGTGCATGCTATCGCCTAGTTAAAAGATcttgctttgcagaagaaatgcttttcttgtaTTGCAATAACTGTACCTCAAGATTATAAGAAATGAAACtagcttttattatttaaaaataataattgttaaacagttttattgtttaaatgaaaaaactGTATTTAGGCACCATAAACCTTACACCTTCATTGGAATACGTCATGTGCATCCTATATATTCCTTCTCCCATATGCCAGCAATGGTACCACTGAAACAGAGGACACTAGCAGGTCTCTTATTAGTTACTTAGCTCACAAACCTTACATTGGCACATAATtctgcaaattttatttaaactgcTGGCATTTACTTAACTTTAAGTATACTTCATAAGCCCTTTTGATAGATAGATCTAGCACATGGTTATTTCTCTAGcttaagaaaacaagaagtgaTAAATACAATGCTAAATGGTCCAATCTGTTCATTAAATTCTATAAAAAACCTTTCTTATGAACCAATGCTGACTCTCACTATGCAAAAATACCAGCCTAATAAATATTCAAGAGAATTATTAATCCTATCCCCAAAGACTGTCAACAGGTAGCCTAGAGATAGCTCATAAATCTCCTCCACCACTTTAAAGAATGAACTATAGGGTAAGTACCTGTTGCAGAGAAGTCTGGGACAACGAAGATGGCTTGTGGAGATTCTCCTGCTTTGTTGTAGGCAGAGATATTAACTCTATAATATGCCATGGAGAGATTTAGAAGAACTTCTCTGTCTTTGAGAAATATACGATTTGATGAATTCCTGCAACTGTTGGGTATTCTTTCCACATAAATGTAATATCCAAGGATGTCTTCATTTCCTGTTAGCTAGTAAGAGGAAAAAGTTTATTATTCTAAGAATGTTATTATGTCCTGTGCAGAAAATCAAGATGAATTGAATTGTGTACACAAAATGTCACTGTAATGATAGGGataaaataatactgttttaATTAGGTTATTAGGAATCAATGCAGCAAAGCATTCCCTCAGAATTAAGAGCATGCTTAAATTAAGAGGATTTAAGCACAGGATTAAGTGTTTTGCTTAATTGTGATCCTAGTTATGTGTATCTGATTAGTAATAACAGTAGTGAAGCAGCAGAAGCGTTCCCTACATTTCACTGCAACATACCCCTTATAATTAGGAACTTGAAGTTAATGAGAGGTGTTTAATTGCAGTTTATGCCTCCGGGAATCTTCATCCACTAGGCTCTGTTAGGCATCTGGTCTCTTTGAGGATAAATGCTAGTAATCATACTACAGCTTTGGAACAAGTTATATCCATCAGTACGGATTTTTAGGTGGTGATGGTTCACTCGTTATTTTACGCTACTAATCTTCATGAGATATTGGAAACTGAGtgcacagaaaaggaaattactgcAATCTAGATAGAAACTGAACTCAATATGCAAAGGCCAATGAATTTTGCAAGGATTACATATGATCACAAGCTTGTCTGCTATTTCTTGGCACAAAATTAATAGTGTGAAGATACCACAGAGCTAGGAGACAGAGTTATCTCATTGAACTAATTGGCTGCTTTTGGATCAGCACAGACAGGATGAcgttcaatattttaaaaggcagaaacacATATGTTGAGAGGGATTCTGGTAAAGCCAGAAGCTCTCAGAATGGATACagatgttggttttttttttttcccaggatagggaggaaataatttatttaattatctgAAGCTCTAGGAAAGCTGCTGAGAGAATAGTGTTACGGTTCTCTCACCAAGCTtgaaattgaaaaatgtttctgtgtggGAGAAAAAATTCCTAggatatataaaatatgtttgtCACACAAGAAGAAACTAGTAGAATTAAGCTTTCTTAGCTTAGGCAAATGAGACTAGAAAATGCTAGCACTGCTCTATTTTGTGCAGTGCCTGCAGGAGGTCCTGTGTTACTTGCAGTTATGAAAGCCATACATGTTGCCAGCTTGGATATTTAGAGCTGAAACCAGCTATCCTGTGCCCGTTGTTGTGAACTGTGTAGAGGTTACTCACTGAATGTTAGCAAAAGGAGAGGACCTATGCCTCGCCTCTGACTTCTTtaagctgttttctttgcttcagatTGGCTTAAACAAGTATAGCAGCAGagacaaagattttttttattccccccaCACATTTAACATGTTAATTATTGAGGCActccttccttctgcccctTTGATGTTTGTTGAAGCCATCTGGACATGAAACGTATTTTGTACAATAGGCTAGTGTACTATCCTGAGTGAAGCTCCGAGCCCTTATGTTATattaagtatatatttttaactaaaatatttaaacggaaaataatttcttctcttaGCTCAACGTTTAAATTGGCATGTACTGTCTATTGCTTTATCACATAATTAATCACTTACTGTGCAGCTTTGCCTTCTTCCAGGAGATAAGGAAAAACAGGATTTCTCATCCTTATCAGGAGATGAGGTGCCCATATCTTCTactgtcttttccttcccttgaaCTAAACGCATAGGCCAACTACAAAACTTTCCACATCTGATATTTCAAAACTCTGCCAATCTCTGTCCTTTTGGCCTAGGATGTCCCCTATGGCAAACTTGTAGATTCTCTCAGAATCTAGATAGAATTAATTAGTTTCCATGCAAACACTCATAGTAATATCTTGCTCATTGAAATTGCCAAGGGCCCTTTGACTACACATTCAAGACTCAACAGTACATTTCTTACCAAGAGAACTTCAGCTGGTTAAACTGACTTATCTGCTGTAGTCAGTCAGCTGATAATGACTCCTGCTGAAGAAGAGGGAATGCCCCTCATGAGTAGGTTTGAATTTTGGGAAGCATGCAGTTAGATGCTAGATGTtagagaggttctcctccccctctattctgcattggtgaggccacatctggaatattgtgtccagttctgggcccctcagttcaagaaggacagggaactgcttgaaagagtccagcgcagagccacaaggatgattaagggagtggaacatctcccttatgaggaaaggctgagggagctgggtctctttagtttggagaaaaggagactgaggggggacctcatcaatgtttacaaatatgtaaagggtgagtgtcaagacgatggagttaagcttttttcagtgaagactagtgataggacaaggggtaatggatacaagttggagcataggaggtttaagatgaatatcaggaaaaatttttttactgtaagagtgacagagcactggaacaggctgcccagagaggttgtggagtctccttcactggacacattcaaaacccgcctggacgccttcctgtgtgatgtactctaggtgaccctgctctggcaggggggttggactagatgatctttcgaggtcccttccaacccctaggattctatgattctatgattctatgctaaTATTGTAAGCCAGAAGCTCTTTTTCCATCCTGATTGTAATACATTGGAATTTCTGAATTATCAAATTAGTAGATTTACCAAGCTTTTCCGGATGTTTTTGATCTGTCAAGAATATGAACGCTCCTTAGGAACACATAAAAGACAACGTGTGTCACCTGGATGCAATAAAGACTTAGGAGgatttttcaaggaaaacttGAAACAGCTGGAGACAAATTTGAGGCACATCAGTTTTTAATGCAGGCTGGAAAGGATCTTTATTCCAGTCAATGGTTTTGAGCCCAGAGATTGCTTTTTCAAGTTTATAAATTGGTGTAGTTTTACCTTCCTAGTTTCTAGCACCTAAAATACCACCATACAGATGCAGTGAATCCTGAAGCAAGAGTACAATATTCAATGCCTTTTGCTTATACAGCGGAGCCTCAATACAATAGGAAAGTCCATTTTTTCGTATAAAGTTATACATTAATAGCACAGACATAACAGAAGGTATGCAGATTAAAAGTTAACATTACCTCCCACTTCAGAAGAATGCCTCTTCTGCCTGGAGAGATTTCTGTAGTCCCATTATATGATATTCTTGGCTTGCTCATGAGTTCTGgtaaacatagaaaaaaaatggagacaGGATCTCCTATGAATCAGTTTGATCTTCATATTCTCAGCAGTATCTGACAATGCTACTTCATATGATGCAAGATTTGAAAAGGCTTTTACATTCATGCTTATTCTCAATAGGACAAAAGACAAAACTATATTTCACTTACTGTGAGGGACCAAAATCTCTTTACTCCAAATGCAAACACAATCGAGGCCTTTCTTGGCTACACATCTGAGCTGGACAAGGTATGAAGACAGAGCATTTAAATTTGAAATGGTGACATTGACAGCATTGCTTTCTACAGGCACctaaaaacaaattatgtttAGTTTACATGGCAGCAATGAAACAAATCTTATATGAACTGTTTTCTCAGCCAAGAACCAGTCTCTGCAGGTAAGGGTTCCTATTGTCAAAGAGGAGGTAGCGCACATTTTAGCCAATgtcttttcattctttcaaggcaatactttctttttaatgaactCATGCTGCTCCATCAGGACATGTAAGCAACATTTTAGATCTAAATATGGCTTTTAAGATCCATTGGGCATTATATATACTGGAAAATAATCACCCAACCCTGAGCTTTGTTGTCATTGTGAAGAACAAGATGTCAAGGtctaattaaatataaaaaattgcaatgaaacaaacaacaaagcaaaacaaaaaaaatcccaaccctTATTCTCAAATGTTGCAGTATGTCTAAACAGATCCATGTGACTGTGCTAAGGAGCATAGCTTGGCTGAACATGTGGCTGCCTTAGCACCATGGAAGTAATGCACATCTGCAGCTGATAATGGCACTGGAACTCCAGTGACTGTACAGGGAATGGAGATTGCCATGAAACAAAGACACCACCTGTGTCTAAGGAAATCCCTGAGCTGAAGACTGTAGGAGAAAATAGGCTAGAAAGCTGTTGCTATACGCTTGAACTATTTTACACCCTTCCCCAGGTGTGCACTGGTGGCTGCTATCAGAGCACAGCATCCTGTGTTAAATAGACCTTTGGTCTGATCAGTTCTGGATTGTGTAATGTTTTTGGCAGAAGTGCTATTGCAGTTTGAAATATTTGGTTTAGCGTTTGTCTGCTGTCAATGAACAAGGGGACTCCTCACAAGATGACTTGTGCGTTCTTTGTAGTGAAATGAAACCTTTCTTACATGGGCCACTCATAGTACTCCTGAAGTGGCCAAAGTAACACCCAGCtatgagaaaaatgaaaaaaatattataaatctTGTGATATAAAGGGAAGAACATGGGAGATTTGGGTGGTACAAAAGAGGTGAAGAGACTCCTAGGAGACGTGAGATAACCAAGCTGTTTTTCCACCTCTTTAGTTTTACATAAAGTCCTCTTTTTGCACCATTTTCTTACTGTTGTATGTCCTAAAATGCATCTGCAACTGATGTTGTATGGCAGAGAAATTATTTGCCTTCTTGTCAAAtaagaaaatgtggaaaattgATGCAAAACAAAAGGATGTAAGGTATGAATTGTTACCTAAAGAAATTACAGCACCTTGATCTCTAATCAgttaaaaaatttaataataCTGCCAGAAAGAGTAATATTGCTTGTCTCTCAAAGTGTAATCAGGATTTGAGTTTGTGTGGCATTTCTGATATCCTCTTCAGCTTTTGCATCACTGATGGTTGGAGTGTCTCATTGACAGGTTAAGGAACCAGCTGACAAGCCCTTCCGTGTTTTTATATGTAAAACTGCTAACCTTTCTTTCCCAAACAGCATAGGATCTGTTAGAACTAAGAAACCTATATGAGATTCACTGACAAACTGTCTGCATGTTCTGCCTCCTTGCTATCCATATTATGTGTGATCTTCAGGAGCATCCTGTTGGTGTTCTGCTGTATGTGCTGAGCTGACAGCAAGGCACCTCGTGGTCTCAACTGATAGTCATCTGGAAGTACTTACCAGTGTCCACTGAGTGGGTTCTGTGAGTGCCTCTCTGTATCTCAGCTCATATGGTGTAGGAGTTGCAGGCAGGTTCCACTTTATTATCAATTGGTTTGTCATCTGATGAGCGTTTATGTTAGATGGTGTCAAGCACTTCCCTAAAATGAGGAACATGCAGCTCTTACCAATGCAAGAAAAGCTCCAGCTTTGGTAATTATGTCTGTTAGGTGTGGTTTATAACAAACAAAAGACTTGGCACAGAATACTGAACActgaaagacttaaaaaatacctggaaataaaaattactaaattttTATGTTATCAACAGAAAAGGATTGCTCCTTTTGCCTGTCTTTTGTGAATGTCTGTAATGATTTCAGGGAGACTCTTTTTCTAAGCAGGTGCAATTCTAAGTGAGTCTAAAAGGCAAAATCAAAATGTCAAGTATACTTATAACCATGAACTGTAAAAAAGTTTTCCAGAACATCTTCCAATTTCAGCAACTGTGTTTAGCTATATAACTGTaagtgcaaatatttttttgtctttctctccAATAAACACACGGTGGCCAAAGCCTACAGAGGAGGTCATAGTGATAATTTGGGTTGTACTGATACTGCCAGTGAGAAGCCTCTTTTTTCTTGGGCTGTGATTACTGTGAGAAAATAAGGTTTTCAGAAGCTCTTAAAGTGATCTCAGTGATCAGATACTGTAGGGaatctttaaataaatacataaaggaCATAGTTAatagtattgattttttttcatatttgccCTGCAGCACTGTGGAATGAGTAAGCAGCCTTCAAAAAGAGTTGAActttgaaaaggtttttcaaaATGCTAATGCTCTATAACAAGGATTCCTTAACTGCATGGTACTGAGTCAGCTTGctctttgcaaataaataaataaattcagaaaaccATCAAAGAAAGCACAGGAAGATTATATagataatatatattatatatatgtatacacacaactatatattttttctggatGTGGATATTTTATAAACTAGCAATTTTGTTTAAAGTAAAACCCTTCTGTAAAAGCTGATAGACTTCTGCTATTGAATTGAGTAAAGACTTCATCCAAGGAAGCTGAACTGCAGCTTAGATCTCTGAATCAGTAAAAATAACAACTGTATATTACGAGTTACAGTTCTTAAACAATCTTTAAGAAAATGCTACCACTGCTTCAGCAGTAGCACAGCTTGTGAAGATGCTGTACCTGCTTTGCTTGGCATAACTGAGATGTTCTTTCCTTTCATGCAGCTGCCATGGGCATAATTCACTGCTATCCAAATAGACGCAGATCGCTTCATGAAGAGAGACTTGCGTTCTATTGTGATGGAAGATGATGATGTGTTGCgttgaaaatgttttgataTTCCATCCcttcagagaaaaggaagcagaacgAAAAATGAACAACTTATTGGATTTTAGTTGATCTTCCTCCCACACACCCAGCCTAGAAAGCACAATTACAAGGACTGATGGTTTTCCAGGTACCTATATACAAGATTTAGAGTCTTGAAAACTTTAAGGAGAGGCTTGAAACAGCAAGTGTAATTTCAGTTCGCTAGTGACTCTAGCAAATTGAAACATGCAAATCCTTGTTGTTCAGTTGAAAACTGTTACGTTCCTTAAAGCTGCAAGGCACAGCATGATACAAAACAAAATCTATATGGCCTTCATGCTTACACGGGGATATAAAGAACATTTAGATGATATAAAATTAGGTTAGAAATTACTTCATAAACTCTACTTTCCTCCTACCACAGGGCACATAAATTCATTTTGAACAGCAAAATTTCTCACCGAATCTAAATTATGAGAAAGGTATGAAAAAACCTCTTATGAATGTGACACCCACCTACAAGAAGGGCCCAAAGGAGGATCCTGGGAACtgcaggcctgtcagcctgagcTCAATACcagggaaaatcatggagaggctcatcttgagtgagctcacatggcaagtgcagggcagccaggggatcaggcccagccaaggggatcaggcccagccagcacgGGTTCAGGAAAATCAGGTCCTGCTTGAataacctgatctccttctatgatcaGGTGATCACCCaggtggatgagggaagagctgtggacatGGTCTGTCTGGACTTTGGAAAGGCCTTTGACatcatctcccacagcattctcctggagaagctggtggctcatggGATAGGCAGGTGcactctctgctgggtaaaaaactggctggctggctgagcccagagagttgtggtgaatggggttggatccagctggtgGCCGGTCACCAGTGGtgcccccagggctcagttttgggtccagtcCTCTTCCGTCTCTTTATTAATGATGAGGGCATTGCGTGCTTCCTAagaaagtttgcagatgacactaagctgggtggaagtgttggtttgcctgagggtaggaaggctctgcagagagacctggacagactggacctatgggctgaggccagttgtatgaggttcagcAAGACCAAATGCTGGGccctgcactttggtcacaacaaccccatgcaaagctacaggcttggggatgaatagttggaaagctccatggtggagaaggacctggggtgctggttgacagctgactgaacatgagccagcagtgtgcccaggtggccaagaaggccagtgccATCCCGGTCTGCATCAAGGAGTAGTGTGgccagaaggagaagagaggtgattgtgcccctatactcagcactggtgagactgcacctcaggaactgtttccagttctgggtccctcacttcaagaagaaTGTAGAGTTGCTGAAGCGTGTCCAGTGAAGAGCTACTAAGCTGGTggaaggtctggagaataaaccctatgaagagaggctgaaggaactgggattgattagtttgaagaagagaaggctgaggggagatctcattgctctctgcagctacctgaaaggaggttctAGGGAGGTGGaagctggcctcttctccctagtgaaaagaatcatagaatcatagaaccattcaggttggaaaagacccttgggatcaccgagtccaaccatcatccctactctgcaaagttctcccctaaatcacatccaccaacaccacatccaaaccacccttaaacacatccagggatggtgactcaaccagctccctgggcagcctattccagtgtctaaccactctttctgtgagaaatttttcctaaagtccagtctaaaccttccctgttgcagcttgaagccattccctcttgttctgtcgctaattacctgtgaaaagagaccagcaccaacctctcaACAATgacccttcaggtagttgtacagaccaatgaggtctcccctcagtctcctcttcctcaaactaaacattcccaggtccttcaagtgttctttgtaagatttattctctaggcccttcaccagcttcgttaCCCTCCTCTctactcactccagcacctcaatatccctcttgaattgaggtgcccaaaactggacacaatactccaggtgtggcctcaccagtgctgagtacagggggacaaacacctctctgcttctgctggtcacactatttctaatataaGCC is a genomic window of Apus apus isolate bApuApu2 chromosome Z, bApuApu2.pri.cur, whole genome shotgun sequence containing:
- the LOC127395764 gene encoding leukemia inhibitory factor receptor-like, with the translated sequence MKSSLLAAIFLFATDSCNCLRGNFPPCQQLPDWDNELVCYKESTDELTCTWLPLPGAPNTTNYTLFLKWDGISKHFQRNTSSSSITIERKSLFMKRSASIWIAVNYAHGSCMKGKNISVMPSKAGKCLTPSNINAHQMTNQLIIKWNLPATPTPYELRYREALTEPTQWTLVPVESNAVNVTISNLNALSSYLVQLRCVAKKGLDCVCIWSKEILVPHKLMSKPRISYNGTTEISPGRRGILLKWELTGNEDILGYYIYVERIPNSCRNSSNRIFLKDREVLLNLSMAYYRVNISAYNKAGESPQAIFVVPDFSATDLPGQIHVNHQGTNAVVTWTPEYSPKCFVVDWGTSKEDMCMKIITTATGNFTLGNFQPYKLYKMMVHASDVCQCESFTRHEKTFGVTHFYSVEGVPRIGPTNVTILNITKHSALVKWTEIAAEDCLGFLQGYRISYTDLSRKESLSVTLNSSTTSYHLTSLKEKTIYRVGILGFTNAGEGPPTLSHPFSTPKYDKGEFEGFVTGLTFSMMFILVFACLTCSVVFKRLKMSCWPSVPSPRNSSALQDTTNWKPVSRSLLQALSDNDTTSLYVTEHDSKAPSKLDLFTDGGEDSKCDTCQLKEASNNIDINLRHEEIHEEAVTNEEAELISIAVPVLSDYTSMEFSQKALMNLTVKMPAKPAYPHLEKSNKQAKTHHQVLFPPQDYLKQSQVVFLRSGPTLMGQVNSN